A single Rattus norvegicus strain BN/NHsdMcwi chromosome 5, GRCr8, whole genome shotgun sequence DNA region contains:
- the Actl7b gene encoding actin-like protein 7B: MATKNNPSPKPMGTAQGDPGEAGTLPAPEAGIRDTGSTQLKAKPKKIRKIKALVIDLGSQYCKCGYAGEPRPTYFISSTVGKRSAEMAADAGDTFKETYVGHELLNMEASLKLVNPLKHGVVVDWDCIQNIWEYIFHTAMKILPEEHAVLVSDPPLSPTSNREKYAELMFETFGIPAMHVTSQALLSIYSYGKTSGLVVESGHGVSHVVPISEGDLLPGLPSRVDYAGCDLTNYLMQLLNEAGHKFSDDHLHIIEHIKKKCCYAALLPEEEMSLGLDELHVDYELPDGKVITIGQERFRCSEMLFKPSLVGSTQPGLPELTATCLDRCQGTGFKEEMAANVLLCGGCTMLDGFPERFQRELSLLCPGDSPTVAAAPERKTSVWTGGSILASLQAFQQLWVSKEEFEERGCAAIYSKC; this comes from the coding sequence aTGGCGACAAAGAACAACCCTAGCCCTAAGCCCATGGGCACAGCTCAGGGAGATCCTGGAGAGGCAGGAACACTGCCAGCCCCCGAGGCTGGCATTCGGGACACAGGTTCCACTCAACTGAAGGCAAAACCCAAGAAAATACGGAAGATCAAGGCGCTGGTCATTGACCTGGGCTCCCAGTACTGTAAGTGCGGCTACGCGGGAGAGCCGAGGCCCACCTATTTCATCTCCTCTACTGTGGGCAAGCGCAGTGCCGAGATGGCTGCAGATGCTGGAGACACCTTCAAGGAGACGTATGTCGGCCATGAGCTGCTCAACATGGAGGCATCTCTGAAGCTGGTTAACCCACTGAAGCACGGAGTTGTGGTGGACTGGGATTGTATCCAGAACATCTGGGAGTACATCTTCCACACCGCCATGAAGATCCTCCCCGAAGAGCATGCTGTGCTGGTATCAGACCCTCCGCTCAGCCCCACCAGCAACCGGGAGAAGTACGCTGAGCTCATGTTCGAGACCTTTGGCATTCCTGCCATGCATGTGACCTCCCAGGCGCTACTGTCCATCTACTCATATGGCAAGACCTCCGGGTTGGTGGTGGAGAGCGGACATGGCGTGTCGCATGTGGTGCCCATCTCTGAAGGGGACCTGCTGCCGGGCCTGCCCAGCCGCGTAGACTATGCGGGCTGCGACCTCACCAACTACCTCATGCAGCTACTCAACGAGGCAGGGCACAAGTTTTCAGACGACCACCTGCACATTATAGAACACATCAAGAAGAAGTGCTGCTATGCCGCGCTGCTGCCAGAGGAAGAGATGAGCCTGGGCCTGGATGAGCTGCACGTCGACTACGAGCTCCCGGATGGGAAAGTCATCACCATTGGCCAGGAGCGCTTCCGCTGCTCCGAGATGCTCTTCAAGCCCTCTTTGGTGGGCAGCACCCAGCCTGGCCTCCCTGAGCTCACCGCGACCTGCCTCGACCGCTGCCAGGGCACTGGCTTCAAGGAGGAGATGGCTGCTAACGTGCTGCTGTGTGGTGGCTGCACCATGCTGGATGGCTTCCCCGAGCGTTTCCAGAGGGAGCTGAGTCTCCTGTGCCCAGGGGACAGCCCTACAGTGGCAGCTGCTCCGGAGAGGAAGACGTCAGTGTGGACCGGCGGCTCCATCCTGGCCTCGTTGCAGGCCTTCCAGCAGCTTTGGGTCAGCAAAGAAGAGTTTGAGGAGCGGGGCTGTGCAGCCATCTACAGCAAGTGCTAA
- the Actl7a gene encoding actin-like protein 7A isoform X1: MSLDAVWAPQTANIGDGPAKKASDQTSMQTQVLQTASLRDGPAKRAVWVRRDNAEKEEPVKSAVSKDRPRLEVTKAVVVDLGTGFCKCGFAGLPKPTHKISTTVGKPYMETAKTGDNRKETFVGRELFNPDIHLKLVNPLRHGIIVDWDTVQDIWEYLFRQEMKIAPEEHAVLVSDPPLSPHTNREKYAEMLFETFNTPAMHIAYQSRLSMYSYGRTSGLVVEVGHGVSYVVPIYEGYPLPSITGRLDYAGSDLTNYLMNLMNNCGKHFSEDHLSIVEDIKTKCCFVALDPIEEKKIPPSEHEIHYTLPDGKEIRLGQERFLCSEMFFKPSLIKSMQLGLHTQTVSCLNKCDIALKRDLMGNILLCGGSTMLRGFPNRLQKELSSMCPNDTPQVNVLPERDTAVWTGGSILASLQGFQPLWVHRLEYEEHGPFFLYRRCF; the protein is encoded by the coding sequence ATGTCTCTGGATGCTGTGTGGGCTCCACAGACAGCAAACATCGGGGACGGGCCTGCCAAGAAAGCTAGTGACCAGACCTCCATGCAGACACAGGTCCTCCAGACTGCCTCCCTAAGAGATGGCCCAGCAAAGAGGGCAGTATGGGTCCGTCGGGACAATGCTGAGAAAGAAGAGCCTGTTAAGTCAGCTGTGTCCAAGGATAGGCCAAGGCTAGAGGTGACCAAAGCAGTGGTTGTGGACCTAGGTACTGGCTTCTGTAAATGTGGCTTTGCTGGCCTGCCAAAGCCCACTCATAAGATCTCAACAACAGTGGGCAAGCCCTACATGGAGACAGCCAAGACTGGGGATAATCGCAAAGAGACCTTTGTGGGGCGTGAGCTCTTTAACCCAGATATACATCTCAAACTGGTCAACCCCCTGCGTCATGGCATCATTGTGGACTGGGACACAGTACAGGACATCTGGGAATACCTCTTCCGACAGGAGATGAAGATCGCCCCAGAGGAACATGCGGTCCTGGTTTCAGACCCACCACTGAGTCCTCACACCAACAGAGAGAAGTACGCCGAGATGCTGTTTGAGACCTTCAACACGCCTGCAATGCACATCGCCTACCAGTCCCGCCTGTCCATGTACTCCTACGGACGCACCTCTGGCCTGGTGGTGGAGGTCGGACATGGTGTGTCCTATGTGGTCCCCATCTATGAGGGTTATCCTTTGCCCAGCATCACAGGGAGGCTAGACTACGCGGGATCTGACCTAACGAACTACCTGATGAACCTGATGAACAACTGTGGAAAACACTTCTCTGAGGACCACCTTAGTATTGTGGAAGACATCAAGACGAAATGCTGCTTTGTGGCCCTGGACCCCATTGAAGAGAAGAAAATCCCTCCCAGTGAACACGAGATCCATTATACTCTGCCTGATGGGAAAGAGATCCGTCTGGGTCAGGAGAGGTTCCTCTGCTCAGAGATGTTCTTCAAGCCATCTCTAATCAAGTCCATGCAGCTGGGCCTCCACACCCAAACCGTGTCCTGCCTTAACAAGTGTGACATTGCACTCAAACGAGACCTCATGGGGAACATCCTGCTCTGTGGGGGCAGCACTATGCTCAGGGGTTTCCCCAACCGTCTGCAGAAGGAACTGAGCAGCATGTGTCCCAACGACACCCCACAGGTAAATGTGCTGCCCGAGAGAGACACCGCAGTCTGGACTGGTGGTTCTATCCTGGCCTCGCTCCAGGGTTTTCAACCACTGTGGGTCCATCGCCTTGAATACGAGGAACATGGGCCTTTCTTCCTCTACAGAAGGTGCTTCTGA